A genomic window from Scatophagus argus isolate fScaArg1 chromosome 17, fScaArg1.pri, whole genome shotgun sequence includes:
- the tcf19l gene encoding transcription factor 19, which produces MLSGVQPCFQLLRIGSSAGDSARDLYTFRPALSQSVFRLGRAAELCDVTLDSASVSRIHAELHAEKEASGGDAAPQEEGWRVHIKDRSTHGTWVNEVRLQPGVQWELSDGDTLTFGGHSAPRSPEFYFLFQKVKVRPLDFDAITIPKAGTFSSDLQNRIRTSLDRKVAANLDLSKLSINRATVILNSIGSLSKMKGRAWTFKRSHSHEGTTSDPGSSSSPPLAVGFSSLLPPSTPPSFSSAASVPLTKSLQSTSRSRRKSAHTVLLEDDSSDEPRSRGAPAGVVEDVQRARGRKRRRLYKSESESFSSPPPPPLPLQPKSHNDVRRPLEAKPFPVGIRTIGSFHGAMTNSRLNHHLLQASFTNPAVHKQDVQTMHRVQTVMHGNIATFRQQKAAHSSPVAPRGRRRAHSSPVFSPLVVGGENYSLASPSVRVRTDDRGRMQFNRFHHPTSKRRGRPRKHPLPPRPSLPSPSSSSSSSTSSASSSSGSSSSSSDDEDDEEEEEDEEVSVGAVEPCAAPRCLLPQQDTVQWIQCDVCDAWYHIDCLHVDRKKLLRDPNADFHCGCH; this is translated from the exons ATGCTGTCCGGGGTGCAGCCGTGCTTCCAGTTGCTGCGGATCGGTTCGTCGGCTGGCGACTCGGCTCGGGATCTGTACACGTTCAGGCCGGCGCTGAGCCAGTCTGTGTTCCGCCTGGGCCGGGCTGCCGAGCTCTGTGACGTCACTCTGGACTCGGCGTCGGTGTCCCGAATCCACGCTGAGCTCCATGCAGAGAAGGAGGCGAGCGGAGGTGACGCAGCGCCACAGGAGGAGGGCTGGAGGGTCCACATCAAGGACAGGAGCACACATG GCACCTGGGTCAACGAAGTCCGCCTCCAGCCTGGCGTCCAGTGGGAGCTCTCAGACGGCGACACGCTGACCTTTGGCGGCCATTCAGCTCCAAGGAGCCCCGAGTTCTACTTCCTGTTCCAGAAGGTCAAAGTTCGCCCGCTAGACTTTGATGCGATCACAATTCCAAAG GCGGGCACCTTCTCGTCAGACTTACAGAACCGCATCAGAACCAGTCTGGACCGCAAGGTGGCTGCCAACCTGGACCTGTCCAAGCTGTCCATCAACCGGGCCACCGTCATCCTCAACTCCATCGGCAGCCTGAGTAAGATGAAGGGCAGAGCCTGGACCTTCAAGAGGAGCCACAGCCATGAGGGGACCACCTCGGACCCCGGTTCCTCCTCCTCGCCACCTCTGGCCGTGGgcttctcctctctgctccctccctccacgCCTCCATCATTCTCCTCTGCAGCTTCAGTGCCTTTGACAAAGTCCCTCCAGTCGACCtccaggagcaggaggaagtcTGCTCACACGGTGCTCCTGGAGGACGACAGCTCCGACGAGCCCAGAAGTCGAGGAG CTCCAGCAGGAGTTGTGGAGGATGTtcagagagcaagagggaggaagaggcgGCGGCTCTACAAGTCCGAGTCAGAGAGCttcagctctcctcctcctcctcctctgccgcTGCAGCCGAAGAGCCACAACGACGTCCGGCGGCCGCTGGAGGCCAAACCCTTTCCTGTCGGCATCAGGACCATTGGCAGTTTCCATGGCGCCATGACAAACAGCAGGCTcaaccaccacctcctccaggcATCATTCACAAACCCTGCTGTTCATAAGCAGGATGTGCAGACGATGCATCGGGTCCAGACGGTCATGCATGGCAACATCGCAACTTTCCGCCAGCAGAAAGCGGCACACAGCTCTCCAGTGGCGCCGAGGGGAAGGCGGAGGGCTCACAGCTCTCCGGTTTTCTCCCCTCTGGTGGTCGGAGGGGAGAACTACAGCCTGGCCTCACCCTCAGTGAGGGTCCGCACTGACGACCGAGGcaggatgcagttcaacagaTTCCACCATCCAACAAG CAAACGACGAGGCCGCCCCAGAAAACACCCTCTCCCTCCCCGGCCTTCGCTGCCCTCTCCAtcttcctcgtcttcctcttccacctcctcggcttcctcctcctccggctcctcctcctcctcctccgatgACGAGGacgacgaggaggaggaggaagacgaggaagTGTCTGTCGGGGCGGTGGAGCCGTGCGCGGCGCCGCGTTGTCTGCTGCCCCAGCAGGACACGGTGCAGTGGATCCAGTGCGACGTGTGCGACGCCTGGTACCACATAGACTGTCTGCATGTTGACCGCAAGAAGCTCCTGAGGGACCCCAACGCCGACTTCCACTGCGGGTGTCACTGA